In Mongoliitalea daihaiensis, one DNA window encodes the following:
- a CDS encoding YeeE/YedE family protein, with amino-acid sequence MEQFIEWITQPWPWWVAGPLIGLTVPTLLIIGNKSFGISSSLRHVCAMCVPANIPFFTYNWKKEMWNIVFVLGVLVGGFLATTFLANPETILVAEATQQDLAALGITDYSQLLPAEIFNWENLFTGKGLLFFVIGGFLVGFGTRYAGGCTSGHAIMGISSLQWPSLVATIFFMVGGFLMTHVLLGPLMKLVGF; translated from the coding sequence ATGGAACAATTTATCGAATGGATCACACAGCCTTGGCCATGGTGGGTGGCTGGACCGCTGATCGGATTGACAGTGCCCACGCTGTTGATCATCGGAAACAAATCCTTCGGGATTTCATCATCCTTGAGACACGTATGTGCGATGTGTGTACCGGCAAATATCCCTTTCTTTACCTACAACTGGAAAAAAGAAATGTGGAATATTGTGTTTGTGTTAGGGGTATTGGTAGGAGGTTTCCTTGCTACTACCTTCTTGGCAAACCCTGAAACTATTTTGGTGGCAGAAGCTACTCAACAGGATTTGGCCGCTTTGGGAATTACTGACTATTCTCAATTACTACCCGCTGAGATCTTTAATTGGGAAAATCTATTCACTGGTAAAGGATTGTTATTCTTTGTCATCGGTGGATTCTTGGTAGGCTTCGGTACACGATATGCAGGGGGATGTACTTCTGGACATGCAATCATGGGAATCTCTTCTTTACAGTGGCCATCACTAGTCGCTACCATCTTCTTTATGGTTGGTGGATTTTTGATGACGCATGTATTGTTGGGTCCATTGATGAAACTTGTAGGATTTTAA
- a CDS encoding DUF6691 family protein yields MSVIDKKIETPKDCGTPNHKEVNENGIGLLKYLIVGMLFGIIFVKGEIVSWFRIQEMFRLQSFYMYGVIGSAIVVGIISIQLIKGLNIKTIHGEKIVVPKKEFRKGQIIGGFIFGLGWALTGACPGPLFAQIGSGFTVILVTLVSAIAGTWVYGRFADKLPN; encoded by the coding sequence ATGAGCGTAATAGATAAAAAAATAGAAACACCTAAGGATTGCGGGACACCTAATCACAAAGAGGTTAACGAGAATGGAATAGGTCTGCTAAAATATTTAATCGTTGGAATGCTTTTCGGGATCATCTTTGTGAAAGGTGAAATCGTTTCGTGGTTCCGAATTCAGGAAATGTTCCGTTTGCAGTCCTTCTATATGTATGGAGTTATCGGTTCAGCAATTGTAGTTGGGATTATTTCCATTCAATTGATCAAGGGATTGAATATCAAAACTATCCATGGCGAAAAGATTGTGGTTCCTAAGAAAGAATTCAGAAAAGGTCAAATCATCGGTGGATTTATCTTCGGTCTAGGTTGGGCATTGACAGGAGCTTGTCCAGGACCTTTGTTTGCACAGATTGGTAGTGGGTTTACAGTGATTTTGGTAACCTTGGTGTCAGCGATCGCAGGTACCTGGGTGTACGGCCGATTCGCAGATAAATTACCAAATTAA